In the genome of bacterium, one region contains:
- the rsgA gene encoding ribosome small subunit-dependent GTPase A: protein MYLEGVGFDDRFARDFESLKFEGVVPGRVIWQSAYSYRVQCEDGEIAAELSGKLKAGDLPAVGDWVAVRPAAVDEMGTILAILPRKSAFSRNTASKGVNEQVVAANIDEVLIVTDLDRDFNLRRIERYITLVYNSGASPVVVLNKTDLATDVEAVFAQTEAVSPGVPIFAVSAEKNQGIEQLKNHIGQGKTVAFLGSSGVGKSTIINCLLGEDRMEVGEVREADGKGRHTTTHRELVRLPGGGAVIDTPGMREIQVWGDEEGLVEAFPEIEALTAACRFRDCRHDSEKGCAVLEALDSGRLDKGRFESYMKLRGEFESLEVRKSKNARLEERREGKRFAKMVREVKRHNPKRKNRDS, encoded by the coding sequence ATGTATCTTGAGGGTGTGGGGTTTGACGATCGTTTTGCCCGGGATTTCGAATCACTGAAGTTTGAGGGAGTTGTACCGGGCCGGGTGATCTGGCAGAGTGCCTACAGTTACAGGGTGCAGTGTGAGGACGGGGAGATCGCCGCTGAACTCTCAGGGAAGCTCAAAGCCGGGGATCTTCCAGCAGTGGGCGACTGGGTGGCTGTACGCCCTGCAGCTGTGGATGAGATGGGCACCATACTGGCCATCCTGCCGCGAAAAAGCGCCTTTTCGAGAAACACAGCAAGTAAAGGCGTGAATGAGCAGGTCGTAGCAGCCAACATAGACGAAGTGCTCATCGTCACGGACCTTGACCGGGATTTCAATCTGCGCCGAATCGAAAGGTATATCACCCTGGTCTATAACAGCGGAGCGAGCCCGGTGGTGGTGCTTAACAAAACCGATCTCGCAACTGATGTGGAAGCGGTGTTTGCCCAAACCGAGGCGGTTTCTCCAGGAGTCCCCATCTTCGCGGTGAGCGCTGAGAAAAATCAGGGGATAGAGCAGCTGAAAAACCACATCGGTCAAGGCAAGACCGTGGCCTTTCTGGGCTCCTCGGGCGTCGGCAAATCAACCATCATAAACTGCCTTCTGGGCGAGGACCGCATGGAGGTGGGCGAAGTCAGGGAAGCGGACGGCAAGGGACGGCACACAACCACTCACCGTGAACTGGTCCGCCTCCCGGGGGGCGGCGCGGTCATCGATACTCCGGGGATGCGGGAGATCCAGGTCTGGGGTGATGAAGAAGGCCTGGTTGAGGCTTTCCCGGAAATAGAGGCCCTGACTGCCGCCTGCCGTTTCCGGGATTGCCGCCACGATTCGGAGAAGGGTTGCGCTGTACTGGAAGCGTTGGACTCTGGCCGCCTGGATAAGGGGCGCTTCGAAAGTTATATGAAGCTCAGGGGAGAATTTGAAAGCCTCGAGGTCAGAAAGAGCAAAAACGCCCGCCTGGAAGAGAGGCGTGAAGGGAAAAGGTTTGCCAAGATGGTACGTGAAGTAAAGCGTCATAATCCGAAGAGAAAAAACCGTGACTCGTGA
- a CDS encoding tripartite tricarboxylate transporter substrate-binding protein produces MNGKWMKLAAAALVLVVGTAVPALAFEPAGVTCIAPANPGGGWDFTCRSGAQLLYDLKMVSRPIQVINMPGAGGGVAYAHVVTEKKGDNNLLVAASRSTTTRLAQGQYKGFTENDVRWLAANGADYGVISVRTDAPWKNLKELMAAWKTDPSKIAVGGGSAVGGQDHMKVMILAKAAGIDPKAVKYVPFDGGGEVMTALLGGFVQVFPGDISEVKAQLDGGQIRVLAVMGDERLPDELNSIPTAIEEGYKAKWVVWRGFYMPAGTSDEAYNYWIDVLKKATASPEWAKMRKQNGIAPFYRSGADFKAFVDEQVEEIRGLTKELGL; encoded by the coding sequence ATGAACGGAAAATGGATGAAACTGGCTGCGGCTGCTCTGGTGCTGGTCGTGGGTACAGCGGTTCCGGCCTTGGCTTTCGAGCCTGCAGGGGTCACATGCATCGCTCCGGCCAACCCGGGGGGAGGTTGGGACTTTACCTGCCGTTCGGGAGCCCAACTCCTTTATGACCTGAAGATGGTCAGCAGGCCGATCCAGGTGATCAACATGCCCGGGGCCGGAGGTGGCGTGGCCTACGCACACGTGGTCACGGAAAAGAAGGGTGACAACAACCTGTTGGTGGCGGCAAGCCGATCCACCACTACAAGGCTGGCCCAGGGTCAGTACAAGGGCTTTACCGAGAATGACGTAAGGTGGCTGGCGGCAAACGGGGCCGACTACGGTGTGATCTCCGTCAGGACAGACGCGCCGTGGAAAAACCTCAAGGAACTCATGGCGGCGTGGAAGACTGATCCGAGCAAGATCGCTGTGGGCGGCGGCAGCGCCGTGGGCGGTCAGGACCACATGAAGGTCATGATCCTGGCCAAGGCGGCCGGTATCGACCCCAAAGCGGTCAAGTATGTACCCTTTGACGGCGGCGGTGAGGTCATGACCGCACTCCTCGGTGGATTCGTGCAGGTATTCCCGGGGGACATTTCGGAGGTCAAGGCGCAGCTGGACGGCGGGCAGATCCGCGTGCTTGCTGTCATGGGTGACGAGAGGCTTCCGGATGAACTGAACAGCATCCCCACAGCCATTGAAGAGGGTTACAAAGCCAAGTGGGTTGTCTGGAGAGGGTTCTACATGCCCGCCGGGACCTCTGACGAAGCATACAACTACTGGATCGACGTCCTTAAAAAGGCAACAGCTTCCCCTGAGTGGGCCAAGATGAGAAAGCAGAACGGGATCGCGCCCTTCTACAGGAGCGGTGCTGATTTCAAGGCTTTTGTTGATGAGCAGGTTGAAGAGATCCGTGGGCTCACGAAGGAGCTAGGTCTGTGA
- a CDS encoding tripartite tricarboxylate transporter permease, whose translation MSVIHSMAQGFAVALTPMNLMLAFSGAVVGTMVGVLPGIGPITGVAILVPLTYAMKLPPESAIILLAGIYYGAMYGGSTTSILLNVPGETASVVTTLDGYQMARQGRAGSALAMAAIGSFVAGTLSVLGLMLFGPFLAKWAIRFGPAEYLALMVFAFSMISTLAGKNLAKALIATLLGLAFATVGIDPGSAVPRYTYGQLKLYDGMDFLVVAIGLFAISEILVLLEETHTGQTVAAEMGKVWISFKELMFSMGAVLRGSILGFFIGVLPGAGASIASFISYTLEKRVSNRSDTFGKGDIRGVAGPEAANNAAAGGALIPLLTMGIPGSGTTAILLGALMGMNVTPGPLMFQNHPKVVWGLVASMYIGNVMLLILNLPLVGLFVKILLVPRWILLPVVTAVSFIGVYSVNNSPFDLLLMAGFGLLGYLMRKMDYPLAPVILGLVLGEMMEKNLRRALSISGGEWSYLFKSPISITLWVLAAVSLFTPLIFRKLKTMKDEIVTGEEEL comes from the coding sequence ATGAGTGTAATTCACTCCATGGCACAGGGATTTGCAGTCGCCCTGACCCCCATGAACCTGATGCTGGCCTTTTCGGGGGCGGTGGTAGGGACCATGGTGGGTGTTCTGCCCGGCATCGGCCCTATCACGGGTGTCGCTATCCTGGTGCCCCTTACCTACGCTATGAAGCTCCCACCCGAATCGGCCATCATCCTCCTGGCCGGCATCTACTACGGAGCTATGTACGGTGGCTCCACCACAAGCATCCTGCTCAACGTTCCTGGAGAGACAGCCTCGGTGGTCACCACCCTTGACGGGTACCAGATGGCCAGGCAGGGCCGGGCGGGATCCGCTCTGGCCATGGCAGCTATCGGTTCCTTCGTGGCTGGAACATTGTCAGTCCTGGGGCTCATGCTCTTCGGACCCTTCCTCGCCAAGTGGGCCATCCGTTTCGGCCCGGCTGAATATCTGGCTCTGATGGTGTTCGCCTTTTCCATGATCTCGACCCTGGCAGGGAAGAACCTGGCAAAGGCCCTCATCGCCACACTGCTAGGCCTCGCCTTCGCCACAGTGGGGATCGATCCAGGGAGTGCTGTACCCCGCTACACATACGGTCAACTCAAGCTTTACGACGGGATGGATTTCCTTGTAGTTGCCATCGGTCTGTTCGCCATAAGTGAAATTCTTGTCCTGCTGGAGGAGACTCACACAGGACAGACGGTGGCCGCCGAGATGGGAAAAGTGTGGATCTCATTTAAAGAACTGATGTTCTCCATGGGGGCCGTTCTCCGCGGCAGTATTCTCGGCTTCTTTATCGGCGTGCTGCCGGGTGCCGGTGCGTCTATTGCCAGCTTCATTTCCTACACTCTTGAAAAGCGGGTGTCCAACCGCAGCGACACCTTCGGCAAGGGTGACATACGCGGTGTTGCCGGTCCCGAAGCGGCCAACAACGCGGCTGCGGGGGGCGCTCTTATCCCCCTTCTCACCATGGGCATACCCGGTAGCGGAACCACCGCCATCCTCCTTGGTGCCCTTATGGGGATGAATGTCACCCCGGGTCCCCTGATGTTCCAGAACCACCCCAAGGTCGTTTGGGGCCTGGTGGCCTCCATGTACATCGGTAATGTCATGCTCCTGATCCTCAACCTTCCCCTTGTGGGGCTGTTTGTGAAGATCCTGCTGGTCCCGCGTTGGATCCTCCTGCCCGTTGTTACGGCTGTCAGCTTCATAGGTGTCTATTCGGTGAACAACAGTCCCTTCGACCTCCTTCTCATGGCGGGGTTCGGACTGCTGGGCTATCTTATGAGGAAAATGGACTATCCTCTTGCGCCGGTGATCCTGGGGCTTGTGCTTGGCGAGATGATGGAGAAAAACCTGAGAAGGGCGCTGTCTATAAGCGGGGGAGAGTGGAGCTATCTCTTCAAGAGCCCGATTTCCATCACCCTTTGGGTACTGGCTGCTGTCAGCCTCTTTACACCCCTGATCTTCCGGAAACTGAAAACGATGAAGGATGAGATCGTGACAGGAGAGGAAGAGCTTTGA
- a CDS encoding desulfoferrodoxin, whose product MAERLQVYKCGVCGNIVEVAHGGAGELVCCGQPMNLLVENTTDAAVEKHVPVVEELEHGIKVTVGSVPHPMGDDHYIEWIEVVAGGRSYTEYLSPGGAAEATFCVKAAEVTMVREYCNLHGHWKA is encoded by the coding sequence ATGGCGGAAAGACTTCAGGTTTACAAATGTGGAGTGTGCGGCAATATCGTGGAAGTGGCTCATGGCGGGGCCGGGGAGTTGGTCTGCTGCGGACAGCCCATGAACCTCCTGGTTGAAAACACCACCGATGCTGCCGTGGAAAAGCATGTTCCGGTGGTTGAGGAGCTGGAGCACGGCATCAAGGTTACGGTAGGAAGCGTCCCCCATCCCATGGGTGATGACCATTATATCGAGTGGATAGAGGTAGTGGCTGGCGGCAGGTCATACACAGAATATCTGTCTCCCGGCGGCGCTGCTGAAGCCACATTTTGTGTAAAGGCTGCCGAGGTGACCATGGTTAGGGAGTACTGCAACCTTCATGGGCATTGGAAAGCGTAG
- a CDS encoding sensor histidine kinase gives MNGFRTSLKTIGPVPFQLRLIILVTVLLIFMLGLIGMAFSNTIAQILESQIGNRALSLAQSVSRIPQVRSQLVIKDPEGRIQEIAEEIRQLTGAEFVVVGDWEGRRYSHPNPDRLGKLMVGGDNAPALEEGRSYVSRAVGTLGPSLRGKTPVLDEDGKVVGIVSVGYLIEDVNSAIRGRQSQVVWYIGVLFIAGVIGAAFIANDVKSAIFGLEPHEIARLFTERTAILETAREGIIAVNGEGTITLANQAALSNLGYTTADSLEGRGINDVFPRTGMKEVLATGTSILDREVTVDGKEMIFNILPITGKKGVTGVVTTFRRKGEIDRLAMELFHVREYSEMLRSQTHEYSNKLHTLAGLIQLESYSEALEILALETSGYQSIIHLLTSAVPDPVLSAIILGKFNRAQELKVTFKVDEESSLSDMPKGMSREKIITILGNLLDNALEAAMENHENEAEVRLSMTDLGEDIIIEVEDSGKGVPHGAEERIFGRGESSKKHPHSGIGLFLVKEALEGLRGHITIGTSEIGGALFTVAIPKEVQI, from the coding sequence ATGAACGGTTTTCGCACAAGCCTCAAGACCATTGGCCCGGTCCCCTTCCAGCTGCGGCTGATCATTCTTGTAACGGTGCTTCTTATTTTCATGCTGGGGCTCATCGGGATGGCCTTTTCCAACACCATTGCCCAGATCCTTGAAAGTCAGATCGGCAACCGGGCGCTGAGCCTGGCCCAGTCCGTTTCCCGTATCCCCCAGGTCAGGTCACAGCTTGTTATTAAGGATCCTGAGGGACGAATACAGGAGATCGCCGAAGAGATCCGGCAACTTACGGGAGCTGAATTTGTTGTTGTGGGAGACTGGGAAGGCCGTCGCTATTCCCACCCCAATCCGGACCGTCTGGGAAAACTGATGGTGGGCGGCGACAACGCCCCCGCCCTCGAGGAAGGCCGATCCTATGTCTCAAGGGCAGTGGGAACGCTCGGCCCTTCACTCAGGGGAAAGACCCCTGTCCTCGATGAGGATGGAAAGGTCGTGGGGATCGTGTCGGTCGGTTACCTTATTGAGGACGTTAACAGCGCCATCCGAGGCCGCCAGTCGCAGGTGGTCTGGTACATAGGGGTCCTGTTTATCGCGGGGGTCATCGGGGCTGCTTTCATAGCAAATGACGTCAAGAGCGCAATTTTCGGCCTTGAACCACATGAGATCGCACGACTTTTCACTGAGCGGACAGCTATTCTGGAAACGGCAAGGGAGGGGATCATTGCCGTCAACGGTGAAGGGACAATAACACTGGCCAACCAGGCGGCATTGAGCAACCTGGGATACACCACAGCCGACAGTCTGGAGGGTCGAGGGATTAATGATGTGTTCCCACGCACCGGGATGAAAGAGGTGCTGGCTACAGGCACATCTATTCTGGACAGGGAGGTCACCGTTGATGGTAAAGAGATGATCTTCAACATCCTCCCAATTACCGGGAAAAAGGGAGTTACAGGTGTCGTGACGACCTTCCGCAGAAAAGGTGAGATCGACCGGCTGGCCATGGAGCTTTTCCACGTCAGGGAATATTCCGAGATGCTCCGTTCACAGACCCACGAATACTCCAACAAACTTCACACGCTGGCAGGGCTTATCCAGCTGGAGTCTTACAGCGAAGCCCTGGAGATCTTAGCCCTTGAAACCTCTGGCTACCAGAGTATCATACACCTGCTGACATCGGCGGTCCCTGATCCCGTCCTGTCTGCCATTATCCTTGGTAAATTCAACAGGGCCCAGGAACTGAAGGTCACCTTCAAAGTAGACGAGGAAAGCAGCCTGTCAGATATGCCAAAAGGGATGAGCCGTGAAAAGATCATCACGATACTGGGAAACCTCCTGGACAACGCCCTGGAAGCCGCCATGGAGAACCATGAAAATGAAGCAGAAGTAAGACTTTCCATGACAGACCTTGGTGAGGATATCATCATCGAGGTGGAGGATTCCGGTAAAGGCGTCCCTCATGGGGCCGAAGAGAGGATCTTCGGGCGTGGTGAATCTTCCAAGAAGCATCCTCACAGCGGAATTGGCCTTTTCCTGGTAAAAGAAGCGTTGGAAGGACTGAGAGGTCATATCACCATCGGAACAAGCGAGATCGGCGGCGCCCTCTTCACAGTTGCCATACCCAAGGAGGTCCAGATTTGA
- a CDS encoding AbrB family transcriptional regulator — MNLFYVVLWASVGGVAAWRLHLPGGAFIGALLACVLYRAVAAQLPTLPGSVSFVIQILAGILVASSFDPHLAKTFKHLLPWAFAGAVFYILVGFLLAHFFTALGVLEPRTALFSLTPGGLMGMSVISTAENSQPGVVVMFHFIRVIFVLLVTPFIGYFIHR; from the coding sequence TTGAACCTGTTCTATGTGGTTTTATGGGCGTCGGTGGGGGGGGTGGCCGCATGGAGGCTTCATCTGCCCGGCGGAGCGTTCATAGGAGCGCTTTTAGCCTGTGTCCTCTACAGAGCTGTCGCGGCTCAGCTGCCGACCCTTCCCGGGTCGGTCTCTTTTGTGATCCAGATCCTGGCCGGCATCCTTGTGGCATCCTCTTTCGACCCTCATCTGGCAAAAACCTTCAAACACCTTCTCCCGTGGGCTTTTGCCGGAGCTGTTTTTTACATTCTGGTGGGTTTCCTCCTGGCCCATTTTTTCACCGCCCTGGGTGTCCTGGAGCCCAGGACCGCACTTTTCAGCCTCACCCCTGGCGGCCTCATGGGGATGAGCGTCATTTCCACAGCGGAGAATTCACAGCCAGGGGTTGTAGTCATGTTTCATTTCATCCGTGTGATCTTCGTCCTCCTTGTCACCCCCTTTATAGGGTATTTCATTCACAGATGA
- a CDS encoding TIGR02757 family protein: MEPLSPIQMHERFEEIYRTWNRREFVHPDPLEFVLKFEDPADQELAGLIASSLAYGNVGYILKSLEKVFNVLSRPAADLKAMGRKDLLEELGSFRHRWTTGEDLAFFLRGIAVLRDEYGSLENCFLQGAGEGDQDVIPALTGFVAKLRSASGRRDSSLLACPSMGSACKRMFLYLRWMVRRDEVDPGPWSQASSAQLVVPMDVHMHRVSFQLGLTSRRQADLKSALEVTGFFRELEPEDPVKYDFAMTRPGIRSQLEPPAGFDQFNAENVQLC; the protein is encoded by the coding sequence ATGGAACCCTTGTCTCCCATCCAGATGCATGAGCGGTTCGAGGAAATTTACAGGACCTGGAACCGGAGGGAGTTTGTTCATCCCGATCCTCTGGAGTTCGTGCTCAAGTTCGAGGACCCGGCTGATCAGGAGCTAGCAGGCCTCATAGCCTCCAGCCTGGCTTATGGAAATGTGGGGTATATCCTCAAAAGCCTGGAAAAGGTCTTTAATGTCCTTAGCCGCCCAGCCGCTGATCTAAAAGCCATGGGCAGGAAAGACCTTCTGGAAGAGTTGGGCTCATTCCGCCACCGCTGGACAACCGGGGAAGATCTTGCTTTTTTTCTCAGGGGAATAGCCGTTCTGAGGGATGAGTACGGCTCTCTTGAAAACTGTTTCCTGCAGGGCGCAGGAGAAGGCGATCAGGATGTGATCCCGGCCCTTACCGGCTTTGTAGCAAAGCTGCGCTCAGCTTCCGGGCGAAGGGACTCCAGTCTGCTGGCCTGCCCCTCCATGGGGAGTGCCTGCAAGCGCATGTTCCTGTACCTCCGCTGGATGGTGCGCCGCGATGAAGTAGATCCCGGCCCCTGGTCGCAGGCCTCTTCCGCCCAACTTGTTGTTCCCATGGATGTCCATATGCACCGCGTCAGCTTCCAGCTTGGTCTGACATCCCGCAGACAGGCCGACCTTAAAAGCGCTCTGGAGGTGACCGGTTTTTTCCGGGAACTTGAGCCTGAAGACCCGGTTAAATACGACTTTGCCATGACGCGGCCCGGCATTCGCTCCCAACTGGAGCCCCCGGCTGGTTTTGATCAATTTAATGCAGAGAATGTTCAGCTCTGTTAA
- a CDS encoding rubrerythrin family protein, whose product MSVKNTQTEKNLLTAFAGESQARNRYTYFASKARKEGFRQIADIFEETANQEKEHAKRLFKFLEGGEVEFTASFPAGVIADTITNLKESAGGENYEWSEMYPGFAKVARKEGFEEIAKVFEAIAVAEKQHEKRYLALMNNIEKGRVFFRDEEVTWRCLNCGYLHEGTEAPDSCPACDHPRDHFELMCENW is encoded by the coding sequence ATGAGTGTCAAAAATACACAAACGGAAAAGAATCTCCTCACTGCCTTTGCAGGCGAGTCTCAGGCCAGGAACAGGTACACCTATTTTGCCAGTAAGGCCCGGAAAGAGGGCTTTCGCCAGATAGCGGATATATTTGAGGAGACCGCCAACCAGGAAAAAGAACATGCTAAAAGGCTTTTCAAGTTCCTGGAGGGTGGGGAGGTTGAGTTTACAGCATCTTTTCCGGCAGGTGTTATTGCCGATACTATCACCAACCTGAAAGAGTCCGCAGGTGGGGAAAACTACGAGTGGTCCGAGATGTACCCGGGTTTTGCCAAGGTCGCCCGAAAAGAGGGCTTCGAGGAGATCGCCAAGGTATTCGAAGCTATTGCGGTAGCTGAAAAGCAGCACGAGAAGCGCTATCTGGCTCTCATGAATAATATAGAGAAGGGGAGGGTTTTCTTCAGGGACGAGGAGGTTACATGGCGGTGCCTCAACTGCGGTTATCTTCATGAAGGGACCGAGGCTCCTGATTCCTGCCCGGCCTGTGACCACCCCAGGGATCATTTCGAACTGATGTGTGAGAACTGGTAA
- a CDS encoding tripartite tricarboxylate transporter TctB family protein, producing the protein MTDRLTGGLLLVLSLGYAYQAKSFDVGFMADPIGPKAFPLIIAAFMFLISLYLIFKPDPEPEWPVQRVWVNKGLVLLSFVLYAYALVPLGFLLSTTLQVTFLAFMFKGKIWKGLAAAVAASLILYSIFVFLLGIPLPVGKIFGG; encoded by the coding sequence GTGACAGATCGACTGACAGGCGGCTTGCTGCTGGTTCTCTCCCTGGGATATGCCTATCAGGCAAAATCCTTTGATGTAGGGTTCATGGCTGACCCCATCGGGCCCAAGGCCTTCCCTCTCATCATCGCCGCCTTCATGTTTCTGATCTCCCTGTATCTCATATTCAAGCCGGATCCGGAACCAGAGTGGCCGGTACAAAGGGTGTGGGTGAACAAGGGGCTGGTTCTCCTGAGCTTCGTATTGTATGCCTATGCCTTGGTTCCACTGGGGTTTCTCCTGTCAACGACGCTCCAGGTGACATTCCTGGCTTTCATGTTCAAAGGTAAGATCTGGAAGGGGCTGGCGGCCGCTGTGGCCGCCAGCCTCATTCTCTATTCCATCTTCGTGTTCCTGCTGGGCATCCCTCTGCCAGTGGGGAAAATATTCGGAGGCTAG
- a CDS encoding response regulator has translation MTNSAIRVLIVEDDERISDIHRRFTQKVEGFEVVGIANSLVHGKEMCEVLDPDLVLLDLFFPDGYGMDLLHDLRSEHREVDLILITAAREVTPLREALRSGVFDYIIKPVVFSRFRESMEKYLEYRRVLDHDDDLEQNEVDRLLGTAQTRRAAASDLPKGIDPLTLEKVQKVLAGLSDEGISAEKAGIVLGVSRTTARRYLEFLVSSGSLLADLTYRKVGRPERRYYRRASPPPSPGRHL, from the coding sequence TTGACCAACAGCGCAATTCGGGTTCTCATCGTGGAGGATGATGAACGCATCTCCGATATTCACCGACGTTTCACCCAAAAAGTGGAGGGGTTCGAAGTTGTAGGGATAGCCAATAGCCTTGTTCACGGCAAGGAGATGTGCGAGGTCCTCGATCCCGATCTTGTCCTCCTGGACCTTTTCTTTCCCGATGGCTACGGGATGGATCTGCTGCACGATCTGCGCAGCGAGCATCGGGAGGTTGACCTGATCCTCATCACCGCGGCCCGGGAGGTCACACCCCTCAGGGAAGCGCTTCGCAGTGGTGTTTTTGATTACATCATCAAACCTGTGGTTTTTTCCCGTTTCAGGGAATCCATGGAAAAGTATCTGGAGTACCGCCGGGTACTGGACCATGATGATGATCTGGAACAAAATGAGGTGGATCGCCTTCTGGGTACAGCTCAGACGAGGAGGGCTGCAGCCTCCGACCTTCCCAAGGGGATCGACCCACTTACCCTGGAAAAGGTGCAGAAGGTATTGGCAGGTTTATCAGATGAGGGAATAAGCGCTGAGAAAGCCGGGATTGTTCTTGGTGTCAGCCGGACCACGGCACGACGCTACCTGGAATTTCTGGTTTCAAGCGGCTCCCTCCTGGCTGACCTGACCTATCGTAAGGTGGGTCGGCCCGAGAGAAGATATTACCGTCGAGCCTCCCCCCCCCCGTCGCCCGGGCGTCATCTGTGA
- a CDS encoding ferritin family protein: protein MERKAAYGPYEAVTLGIQLEDDGFTFYSAVAGASVDHRVKDLFSYLADAEIEHKRVIREEIAPLFKPEWYKEEDQQQLAEYLKDVEQQPVFPEPDKAVEFAKSMKDAHRAVDIGILAEERARDYFAFLRDTTRDQEGKDIFQRLHLEEIKHLELLLNLRKEL from the coding sequence ATGGAGAGAAAAGCAGCCTACGGTCCCTATGAAGCGGTCACTTTGGGGATCCAGTTGGAAGATGATGGGTTTACATTTTATTCCGCGGTGGCAGGAGCTTCAGTGGACCACCGTGTGAAAGACCTTTTCAGCTACCTGGCGGATGCGGAGATCGAGCATAAAAGAGTCATTCGGGAGGAGATCGCGCCCCTGTTTAAACCGGAATGGTACAAGGAGGAAGATCAGCAGCAGTTGGCTGAATATTTAAAGGACGTGGAGCAGCAGCCAGTATTTCCGGAGCCTGACAAGGCTGTGGAGTTTGCCAAGTCCATGAAGGACGCGCACAGGGCCGTGGATATCGGTATTCTGGCCGAGGAGAGGGCCCGTGACTATTTCGCTTTTTTGAGAGATACCACCCGGGACCAGGAGGGAAAGGATATATTTCAGCGGCTGCACCTGGAAGAGATAAAACATCTGGAACTGTTGCTGAACCTCCGGAAAGAGCTTTGA
- a CDS encoding 4Fe-4S binding protein — translation MAVRTMVHIDEDKCDGCGLCVPDCAEGALQIVDGKAKLVSDIYCDGLGACLGSCPQDAITMVDRDADEYDEGAVNDRLKDLGRDPLPHGHDDAETGSQDCEPADNKVEDSACGCSGTLSQSFDKPQAVPAPAAPRMGGCPGSRSQSFDAPKASPSADQAGPVASRLGNWPVQIMLVPPKAPYLDGADLLLAADCAPFAYGDFHRRFMEGKTLLVGCPKLDDTQVYVEKLSHMFRENNINSISVVYMEVPCCTGLVQLTQEALRKSRANIPTTLYRVGIKGDFVEERTLDQSAA, via the coding sequence ATGGCAGTCAGAACAATGGTTCATATCGACGAAGACAAGTGTGACGGATGCGGATTGTGCGTACCCGATTGCGCTGAGGGCGCCCTCCAGATAGTGGATGGCAAGGCTAAGCTGGTAAGCGATATCTATTGCGATGGTTTGGGTGCGTGTCTGGGTTCCTGCCCCCAGGACGCGATAACAATGGTAGATCGGGATGCCGATGAGTATGACGAAGGTGCTGTCAATGATCGCCTCAAGGATCTGGGCAGGGATCCTCTTCCCCACGGTCATGACGACGCGGAAACTGGATCGCAGGATTGTGAACCGGCTGATAACAAGGTTGAAGATTCAGCCTGCGGATGTTCCGGAACACTTTCCCAGAGTTTTGATAAACCTCAGGCCGTGCCAGCGCCGGCTGCTCCCAGGATGGGTGGTTGTCCGGGATCGCGTTCCCAGAGTTTTGACGCGCCCAAGGCTTCACCATCAGCCGACCAGGCGGGACCTGTAGCCTCCAGGCTTGGCAACTGGCCGGTGCAGATCATGCTTGTTCCCCCCAAGGCTCCCTATCTTGATGGTGCGGATCTGCTCCTTGCTGCTGACTGCGCACCCTTTGCCTACGGGGATTTTCACCGCCGCTTCATGGAGGGCAAGACACTCCTCGTTGGTTGCCCCAAACTGGACGATACCCAGGTCTATGTAGAGAAGCTCAGTCATATGTTCAGGGAAAACAATATCAATTCGATCAGCGTTGTTTACATGGAGGTTCCATGCTGTACCGGTCTCGTCCAGTTGACCCAGGAGGCACTCAGGAAGAGTAGGGCCAATATCCCGACGACCCTGTACCGGGTAGGCATCAAGGGGGATTTCGTTGAGGAGAGAACCCTGGATCAGTCGGCGGCGTGA
- a CDS encoding ferritin family protein, with amino-acid sequence MSDIREANVEALQIALDTEKKGYIFYKVAAKSSKDPKGQEVFEHLAKDEIEHMGVIAAVFQSLTNNEPWMTYEEAVDKYGSTPREKIIFPDVPEEAQEGFDDLKALEEALEFEKKAVQFYTAQAADVGDGNARAFYQSLIEIEAGHVQIIQAELDSLMGTGFWLGSQEISLEH; translated from the coding sequence ATGTCGGATATTAGAGAGGCAAACGTGGAAGCTCTCCAGATCGCCCTGGATACCGAGAAAAAGGGCTACATATTCTACAAGGTCGCTGCGAAGAGCAGCAAAGACCCCAAAGGGCAGGAGGTGTTCGAGCACCTGGCAAAGGATGAGATCGAGCACATGGGCGTGATCGCGGCGGTATTTCAGTCGTTGACCAACAATGAGCCCTGGATGACTTACGAAGAGGCGGTGGATAAGTACGGTTCCACACCCAGGGAAAAGATCATCTTCCCCGATGTGCCGGAGGAGGCCCAGGAAGGTTTTGACGACCTCAAGGCTCTCGAAGAAGCACTGGAGTTTGAAAAAAAAGCGGTGCAGTTCTACACAGCCCAGGCTGCCGATGTCGGAGACGGGAATGCCAGGGCCTTTTATCAGAGCCTCATCGAGATCGAGGCAGGTCACGTGCAGATCATCCAGGCCGAACTGGATTCCCTCATGGGGACCGGTTTCTGGCTGGGTTCCCAGGAGATATCGCTGGAGCACTAG